The following coding sequences lie in one Capnocytophaga stomatis genomic window:
- a CDS encoding lytic transglycosylase domain-containing protein, with translation MKKCSVGMFFCFSVGSMLAQVQPNIPNDTISKIEQQSNEIFNNSQPTPPTGIKKEGIYILKDHPKAESYDKKWLKELSNSDLFFQMSEEIQNEAVTDVVYEELSTEVLKERLEKLNQKTPFNIEYNPILERVIKSFLKNRRSSLERLMSLSDYYFPMFEQEMSNHRIPLEMKYLAIVESALNPKARSRVGATGLWQFMYATGKSYGLEVSNYVDERSDPVRSTKAAAKYLSYLHQIFGDWDLVLAAYNSGPGNVTKAMRRSNGKQNYWNLRPYLPRETAGYVPAFLATLYIFEYAKEHGFRPQRRENHYFVTDTVRVKQAVPFKNIAELTGMDVKEIQFFNPSYQLDIVPYVEGKNYALRLPIEEIGKFVANEETIYAYLNEENAKREKALPELVKGDYAGSSGKKIVYTVKKGDVLGKIASRNGVTVSNLKRWNKIKGNNIHVGQKLVIYK, from the coding sequence ATGAAGAAATGTAGTGTTGGGATGTTTTTTTGCTTTTCGGTAGGAAGTATGTTGGCTCAGGTGCAACCAAATATCCCAAATGATACCATTTCAAAAATAGAACAACAATCCAACGAAATTTTCAATAATTCACAGCCAACTCCGCCCACAGGCATTAAAAAAGAAGGAATTTACATTTTGAAAGACCACCCGAAAGCCGAAAGCTATGACAAAAAATGGCTCAAAGAACTTTCAAACTCCGATTTATTCTTTCAAATGAGTGAAGAAATTCAAAATGAAGCTGTTACCGATGTAGTATATGAGGAATTATCCACTGAAGTACTGAAAGAACGTTTGGAGAAACTCAATCAAAAAACACCTTTCAACATTGAATACAATCCTATTTTAGAACGTGTTATCAAATCTTTTTTGAAAAATCGTCGTTCTTCATTGGAAAGATTGATGAGCCTGAGCGATTATTATTTCCCGATGTTCGAACAGGAAATGAGCAACCACAGGATTCCTCTGGAAATGAAATATTTAGCCATTGTAGAATCCGCTTTGAATCCAAAAGCTCGTTCACGCGTAGGGGCAACCGGTTTGTGGCAATTTATGTACGCTACAGGAAAAAGCTACGGATTAGAAGTGAGTAATTACGTTGATGAGCGTAGTGACCCAGTTCGTTCCACGAAAGCTGCTGCGAAATATTTGAGTTATTTACATCAAATTTTTGGAGATTGGGATTTGGTTTTGGCAGCTTATAACTCCGGTCCGGGCAATGTTACCAAAGCGATGCGTCGTTCTAACGGGAAACAAAATTATTGGAATTTACGCCCGTATTTGCCTCGTGAAACTGCCGGATATGTGCCTGCATTCTTAGCTACACTTTATATTTTCGAATATGCAAAGGAACACGGATTTAGACCTCAAAGACGTGAAAATCACTACTTTGTAACCGACACAGTACGAGTAAAACAAGCCGTTCCTTTCAAAAATATTGCTGAATTGACAGGAATGGATGTTAAAGAAATACAGTTTTTCAATCCTTCCTATCAATTGGATATTGTGCCTTATGTAGAGGGAAAAAATTATGCTTTGCGATTACCCATTGAAGAAATTGGCAAATTTGTAGCAAACGAAGAAACCATTTACGCTTACTTGAACGAAGAAAATGCCAAAAGAGAAAAAGCTCTTCCCGAATTGGTAAAAGGAGATTACGCAGGAAGTTCGGGCAAAAAAATAGTTTATACTGTGAAAAAAGGAGACGTTTTGGGAAAAATAGCTTCACGAAATGGGGTTACTGTTTCAAACTTAAAGCGTTGGAACAAAATTAAAGGAAATAATATCCACGTTGGTCAGAAATTAGTCATTTATAAATAA